The DNA segment CAGGAACGTTAGGAAGGTGATAACTGCTGCCCCAAAGCTGCACGAGGCATTAATCAAGCCACCTCCTGAAAAGCAAGACGGATTATATCAAAGACCTTGATTTGCCCCCAAGGCCCTGTTTTTACCTTCATTTAGCAGTTCTCCCTATAGCAATCTGTTGTTCTCATCCCACACAGGCCCCAAGCTTGGGGTTCTGTTGCTCCTACAGGCTTGCCTTTGGTAACCCCTCAAGGAGAAAAGCTCCCCAGGAAGGAGATAGAGCTTTATTTTTATCTCAGTCAAAGTCTCTATCCAATCCATTAATAGTTACAATAACCTTGGTCCAGGGCATTTCCTGGAGAAGCCATAACTAGCTGGGGTTAATGAACTCTCTCTACCATGAATTCCTGGGAGAGGCCATTGGCCTGAATTGTTACTTAATTACTCTTCTGTGTACAGCTTCATAAAGCAACGAAATGCCTTCTTTCAGGAAGAAGGGAGATGGTAATGGGGGTCATCAGAGGCCATTAATTTTACAAATAGTTTATTAGAAACTACAGTATGTTAAGAAGTCACTCTGGCCCACAAATCAACTCAATGCGGTCCTTATTAAGTCGAGATCCAAAACTTCCTAGGTTTCCatgattcacacacacaaagttaCAAATGGTGCAGAATCTGGCCAAAACATACATACCCAGGTGTGCAGAAGTATATTCTTTATATTCTGCAAATGATCTTATCTTCCCCTTTAGCTCTGACTCCTTAAGTTGGCAGAAAAGACTCAGTGGGACCAATTCAAGATACCATAGACTTTTCCTGGTTAAAAATGTCTTTCAGGTAATTTCTCAGTCTTGGGAGACTCTCCTTCTCTAGAGCTCTCTTCTTTCCCTGGAGAGTGGCAGGTGCAGGGGAAAGCTGTGTATCCTTGAGGTGGATTGAAGGAGGAGCTTTGGGTCTTCATACCTCTGCTTGTTGCCCTTGGGTCTGCTGGCCTTTCAGGATGCATGCTGGCCCATGCTCCTGATGACCATGACCTTTGCTATTGCCCATGTCGGGTCTCCGGGTTCTGTGTCCACTCCAGCACAACCTAAGGTCTCCCATTCACTAGCCCTCTTAATGGAGCTACATCCACACTTCCAGGTCTGGGGGTGCTAAGCTGCACCACCCGGCTTACAACTGTAACCACTTCCCTcccacacacataaacacactacATCTCCTTCATCCCCGTCACCAGTTTATGTTTCCTTCCAGCACTCTTCTCTTTTGTCATACCAACTAAAATTACTTTACTCATTTATGTTGTTGTTTGTGTTATTACTACCTCCCCCAACACCCCTCCTAGAACAGCAGTCCCCCAAAACTTCTGACACCAGGAactagtttcatggaagacaatttttctgcGGACAAGGGTGGGGcaaatggtttcaggatgattcaaggcattacatttattgtgcactttatttctattatgattacatcagctccacctcagatcatcaggcatgaCATCCCAGAGGTCGGGGACCCCTGCCCTAGAATGTACACTCCATGAGAGCAAATATCGTGACTGTTTAGTGTACTCTGTCTCTCtgatgcttagaacagtgcctggaataCAAAGGGGCTCCTTCAACAGCTTCAgtgtttgtcaaatgaatgagCAGTTAGCTGGCTACATGATGGGATTAGACTGCTGGCCTTAGGACTCAGACTTTCTATATTAGTTACACTTGGGCAGTGAGAGAGCACAGTCTACCAGAGAAGTCAAAAACAGGGGCTACCCCATTCATACGGCCCAGAAATCAGATCCATTCAACTACTGCTGCCAAAGGGAAGACATGGCCATGAGACACACATACCCAGCTAGGCTCTTAAGTCTCCATAGATGGTGAGAAACCGTTGCCACCCAAACCACTGTGACATGCTGCTCCGCCCTCCCCGTGTCAACAGCAAAGTCATGAAGGTTCTGAGAATCTATTGCACAGTTTCACTGGGGAAAGATTGGACGCTTCAGCAGCTAACTGCCTAGGGCAGAATCAGGAAGATCACACACAACAGAAGGGAGGTGGAGTTTATGGAAGAAATGGAGAGTAGGGGGAAACCCAGGAGGCACAGCAAGCCAAATTATTTACTTCTACTTGGTTTTTCTGAGACCTATTTAATACTAAGATCTTAATATCTAGAGATTCTTACAGACACCAGGCTAGACAGAGCAGAGATTACTTTTCAGAGAAGTTACACACCTACACCCATGTCCATAAGCTCTTTAGGAAAGCAACTGGGCCTGGAGCAGAAAGGGACTTAAGAACAATTGATAACTATTGATTCTTATTGTAGCATATAAATTCCAAAGGATTCTGTGTAGGTGAACTATCTCCGAATATATCTGTAGCAGGATATATGCTGAAATATCTAGTATATACTGTATTCTCACTGCATCCTTACTGAGGCATAATCAGATCATGAGCAGAAAACCAAAAGGCTGAACTTTGTCATGGTCAAAATGTGAAGTTGGTGGGGAGAAACCAGTTAATTTTGTTTCTGTACTTGGGGGCTCTAGGCTAGTTACTCTATTTCATAAATGGATCCATTTCCCCAATTCATTAGATACATCTCTGTGATATTTTAGGGAAATCGACAATGGAAGAACAAAAGGAAGATCAACTAGATTATGAGTAAGTAATCATAATTATGCAAAGCCATCCAAGGACCAAGGTATGAAGAAGGGCTGCTGTTGATGTATTCCTTCATGTCCTagtcttcctctctctccatctatTATCTATCCATCCCCCACTGCATTCTACCCCAAGCACTTTGCCCTCCTGAAGGGATAGCGTTTATAAACTTTCGCTTCTAAGTGATAGCTATTATTAAATCCTTCCAAGATAGGACTTCCTTTTCCAAAATCATCCCTCATTCTTACTCAAAAATCTCTCTGCCTCACTAACTTGTTTGTGGctaattatttaaaaagcaaactacTTAACTGatacaagaaaaagagaagtttaCTGAGAGCTTCCCATGTGCCAGGTACCCTTTCTAGACCACTCTAGTGTGAACCTTTAGTTTATTCAAATTTACTTCAAAAAGATGTTTGCATTCTTGAAAGCGTACACATGGATTACATCTGTTAACTTAATGGAGTGATTGTCATGGTACATTTTCAAGCTTTGTAGCAGGCACTGGAACAGAAGTTTTGAgataagaaggaagggaaagactaAAGCCCTCCCTGCCAGTGGAAATCACTTGTGCCTCTGCATGAAGCCGGGCCCAATCATTAGGAATGTGCCAGCTATCTGGATAAAAGTACTCAATAAAAGTGGATGGCATGAGCAGATTCTGTGAACAATTTGTCTGAGAAACCAGTGCAGAGGGCTGTTTAAGGAAGCAAGACTTCTCCTGGAACCAAAGTAGAGATGCACTAGTATATCAAGCACTTTGGCTGAGAAAGCCGAGAAAAACCTCCCTTGCCAACCAAGTTGAGACTTACTGAAACAAACTGTAGAGCATGATTAAGAAATATAATTTCCtaagaatgaaaatggaaaactatGTTCCCAGAAACAGCCAGGTTAATGAATGTAATGCCTTTTAGATATGCCCTTTAGTCCAAAGATTACTGACCTTAAAATAACTGGCCCTTGTTCATTTTGGGGACTGAGTCTATAGGTCAGAGAAAGTGGAAATCTTAAGGTTGGCCCAGTCAAAGAAGAACATTAACAGTTTGAATATGGACCTCGAAAGGGATATGCAGAGAATAGATGAAGCGAATCAGGACCTTCTCGTCAAAATCCACAAGAAAGAAGATGAGATTCAGAGGTGAGTGTTGGGGTTCCATGTGGAAAGTACTCAGTccagaggatgggatgggaaaGAAGAGACAAAACTGAATTTTCCAGGTTGTTCTAGATATCTAAATCTTGTACAGCAAAGGTTCTccttcattctttggcatttctctACAGCCCAAACCTGAACTACAGCAAGTTTCAAGGAGATTCCTAAAAAATTGGGTGATATTTACCTGAGTTGAAAGAACATTGAGGTATTTGACTTGGGAATTAGAGGAATCTTACTTTCTCTGCCGTGAAAGTGATTCTGAGTCAAAGAATCCAGGAAAGAAGGGTTTCCAACTTGAGATTCATATTTATGGTCACAGAGGTACCCTTGAAACTGATCTATGTGTTTTATCAGTTCTGAAACTGAGTTCCTCACAGTGCGTGCTTGTGTCGTCCAGGTTGGAAAATGAGATCACTCAGACCAGAGACctggcagaggatgaggagtGGGAGAAGGAGAACAGCACCACGATGGAAAGGGAAAGAGCCTTGCAGGAGGTGGAAGAAGAAACTGCCAGACTGGTAAGCAAGAAGCTGGGAAGTGCTATTGACCGGTTACATTCATCATCCTGTCTCTCATCAATCATCAGAtaagagttgctcagtcatgtctgattctttttgactccatgaactgcagcacaccaggcttccctgtccttcactatctccaggagtttgctcaaactcatgtccactgagttggtgatgccatgcaaccatcacatcctctgtcaccccctactCCCCTTGCccttaatccttcccagcatcagggtcttttccaatgagtcagttcttaacatcaggtggccacagtattggcgCTTCcgtttcaccatcagtccttccaaagaatgaaaTAGTCTTTCCTTTTTACATACCCTGTGTAGTCTACTCAAAAGTTGTGGCAGGATGTGACCATGTATGGAAAGGAATGTGTGGAGGTTAGGGTTTCTTTGGTAATATTTAGTACTGGAAAGCCCTGCGTGTGGGCATCTCTGCCCCCAGTAAGTTGGCATGTATATATTGAGATCAAACCACAGATACCTAACCTGACATTATGCAGTAAGATAGAGTACCTGCAGGAAAAATCACTGGAgtgaaatggagaaaaatcaactgaaaaaaaagaaaaaagatgatgatgtgcaCATGGCCACTTACACTCTGCTTCtttctctcaacaggaaaggaagaaTGAGACCCTGGTCCACAGCATAGCAGAACTTGAAAGAAAGGTGGGCTAGGGCTCTTGTGTCCCCAGTGTTCCTGCTGCATGTGCACTCATCAGAGAGGCAAGGGAGCAAAAGTGATCGCAGGGGATTCCACATGTCAGGCCAGCCTGTGCTGGGGCGGTAACTGCTCTCCTGAGACTTAGCCCGATAATGTAAATAAATTCCACAGATCTTCCCTGCAAGTATCGATGAAAGAAATGGGTGGGGTATTCAGGATATTCAGTGATACAATGGGTTCTTCATTGTGTTATAAGGAAAAGGATTCCAACAGACATTTTGGAAGTGATTGGCTGGCAACTTTGTAGTGAgaattaattttactttcaacagagacttttaaaaatacttaattcttaaggattcccttttcttcatctaGACATTCCTTTATCTTAACTCCTGCTCAGAATACAGTGGGCTTCCTATGTTTATGCTTTCTGACCCAGGTCTGCAGCCCAAATTTACTTTCaacagagacttttaaaaatacttaattcttaaggattcccttttcttcatctaGACATTCCCTTTATCTTAACTCCTGCTCAGAATACAGTGGGCTTCCTATGTTTATCATGCTTTCTGACCCAGGTCTGCAGCCCTGAGTAACCCAGCatggattaggagtttggaaAAGTACCCCTGTCTTGAGCAGATCTAGCTTTGATGATCAAGACTGGTGGGAAGAAATTGGAGgcagaataaaaatgttttcaagggTACCAAGTAtccaacaaaggaccatctccTGACAGCTTTTATCAAGGCCAAATTACCAGCCCACACACACCAGAGaatatctttgtctttttttttggtgggggggggggggatgtatTTTTTACTTgtaatcaattttttttatttgaaactgTAGCTTACAAGGAAATCTCAAAAAGCAACAAAGTGTGAACAAGACAATCTAAAGGGAACCCCAGAAGAGTCAAAGGTAAATGGAAAAGCAATCTTGAATGGGTTTGGACTATGTGAGCAGGAAACAAGCCTTCAAGTTGAAACAACTGTCAAAGTTGAGATAAATTCTTTGTAGTTTTACCCATGTCAGGCATAAGCCTGGGCCATTGAGTGCTGAATTTTCCTCTGCTCTTAGTCAGGAATTTTGCTCTGAAACcatatattttgttctttcttccatGAGGAAGAGcagaaacacaaatacatatgTAACATTGGAGGCAGCTGAAGTCCCTAATTTAAATCAGGGCAATTTAATCAGTCCCTCCCAACCTCAGTTTGAAAATTGGCTAAGGTATGTGTAtgaattcatagagacagagctgctgctgctgctaagtcgcttcagtcatgtccgactctatgcgaccctatagacggcagcccactaggctcctctgtccctgggattctccaggcaagaatactagagtgggttgccatttccttctccaatgcgtgaaagtgaagtcactcagttgtttagagacctcatggactgcagcccaccaggctcctccgtccatgggattttccaggcaagagtactggagtggggtgccactgccttctctgagagaCAGAGCTAGGATCTATAAATCTACCGTATGCTGGGAAATTTACATATCCTGTCATGGATCCAGTCTAGGAAAAGAAATCACTAAATTGGTCATACAAGTATCTAGTGAGTTTTACCTGCTAAGTAAggttattttgaactgtggtgttggagaagactcttgagagtcccttggactgcaaggagatccaaccagtccattctaaaggagatcagccctgggtgttctttggaaggaatgatgctaaagctgaaactccagtactttggccacctcatgcaaagagttgactcattggaaaagactctgatgctgggagggattgggggcaggaggagaaggggacaacagaggatgagatggctggatggcatcacggactcgatgcacgtgagtttgagtgaactctgggagatggtgatggacagggaggcctggcgtgctgcgattcatggggtcacaaagagtcggacacaactgagcgactgaactgaactgaactgaaggtgattgtatgtgtgctaagtcgcttcagttgtgtctgactctttgcaaccctatggacaacCACGTAACTTCCTCATCCACACCAAAGTTCACACTCTTGGCCCTTGTTGTAACCTCTGCATGGAACATGTTTCCTCCAGATCTCCATTTGGCTAATATTTATCATTTAGACTTCAAGTATCATCAGAGAGGCCTTCACAAACCACCTATAATAGCTCTTACTCCATCACTCACTCTCAGCACActtctgtgatttgtttcttTCACAGCACTTATCGTTATCAGGTTGACTTATTTGTTGTGTCCCCCACCTAGAATGCCAACTCTGTGAGGCAGACAGCCTGTCAATCCTGCTCATCACTGTATCCTCAGTCCTCCCTTTGCCCTTTCCCTGTCATTCCAGTAGAGTGGCCGACATAAAATGGCTTTCATCAAATattcaaggaaggaaaagaggaatacAGGGAGGAAGAGAGCAGTGAGTAATGAATATATAAACGCAAAGGGGATAGTGACGTTTTCTAAGAAAAATAGCTAAGGAAGAAGGAAGCTAAGAATTGAAGTTTAAGGGCGAAGGGAGCACGGATGAACGCTCAGTGTATTCACCAGGCAGCTGCACAGGATGGTTTGACTGCTCTCCAACAAAGAGATATCTGAAATGTGCCTGACGCACTTCAATCACCTGTGAGATAAACTTTGTGATAGCATTTCAGAATGAAATTCTGGTTTTGCCTTGCTGAGTTACCAGCCTCCTTTCCTGTCTATAGGTTAAGTTACAACAACTGGAAGCCTCCTGTGCGGACCAAGAGAAGGAGCTGGCCAAGGTAACCACAAACTTCAACATTACTTCTCCCAAAGGAAGGGAAATGTGATTCTTGGTCCAACAATCTAACACATTCTTCAAATGATTGAGTTATAATAATGTTCTTCTTCCAAAACTACATGGGATCAGGAGgataagaaggaaaggaagatgaaTACAGTATTCTAGGTTACCTACTATTTAACATTTCTACAGGATACATCCCATAATGTCTATTTTCCACAAATTAGTATCTGTTCTTCTCCCAACTGTCCCCAAATAATCCCCATGGGACTATAAAGTATATCCTCAGAAAATGAGTTTATATGTACAAAAGacatatttagaaaaaaacagaagcctACATTTGGGTCTTGTACACAGGAGGAAACAAGTATACTATTGTTCTTATATAAATTCCTGAGAAAATTTAAGACTAATAAATTTTGCTTCCCAGGTAATAGAAGACTATGCATTCGTGGCTCAGCTCTGTGAAGATCAAGCTCTCTGCATAAAGGTACAGCCTCTCAGTAAAGAGATAGCAAAGGGTTTGTTCAGGTACACAGTGAAATGGAAATAGGTTTTTCAGAGAAGACCATTTGGAATAATTTTAACTCTTCAAGGTGTCACTCCAAAGGGACTTTACAGTCTTTGACACTCTACCACCAATATCATTCTTTTGCTTCCCTGGTCTCCCAGCCCCTAGTGCCTTTAACTTAATGATGAGCACTTTTCCTATTTATAATCCCAATTATTCCCAGGGGCCTGTCCAATGGTGAAATGTAGTGAGAGATTAGTAATGGTGGAGTGAAGGctaggaagaaggaaaagtggcAGTGGGAATATCAAACATTTATGTTATAATGTAATAATGTGTGTTTATTATGATTAGAAAAAGCACATGGCTTTAATTAGTAACTgtgctttcctttatttctctttgaagAAGTACCAGGAAACTctgaagaaaatagaagaagaacTAGAAACTCGGTTCCTTGAGAGAGAAGTGTGAGCTTTGGCAAACAAAGGAACATCCTGGTTTTAGTGGTAACTCCATCTCAGCCTGGGTCAGAGCAAACATCTCTCTGACTAATTCCAATTTGGAATTGCAAGAGCCCTGACACCACATATCTTTCCCCTCCATAGTGATCAGGTCACCTCCACCTATACTACAccaactttatcttttttttaggGCAAGATAAATGAATTCATATACTGTTATTGTATAAATACACAACTTTTTTAAACAGCACCATTTTCAAGTGTATACACAATATGATTATAATAAACCAAATTTAAAATGAAGGTCCTTTTCCCAGCTTTCTTAAAAGACTCTAGAAATGCATTTCCCTTCCTAACTTTATCATATTACCAATTATTTGGGTTTATATTAAGGCCAGGAACATGTGCCTTAAGAAGGACTAGTGGTCACAAACATTTCACAGAAAAGGCCTTATAATAATACCATCCTCACTTATCCcaaatatatagaaattaaaCCATATGGGATAGGCATGACACTAACCTTCAGACACCTGCTAAGGCTATCATATTATGAAACTCAAACTGTATACTattatactatatactatattaaataaaagaaaagcccccccccaaaaaaaagactCCTTAAGTTTGTCAGAAGAGTTCAACTCtcttgtgtccgattcttttgagattctatagactgtagccctccaagttcctctgttcatgggatttcccaggcaggaatactgaagtggatttccatttcctcctccggggaatctccccagcccagggattaaacctgtctcctgcgttggcaggcagattcttaaccactgagctacctgggagaCACTTAAATTCTTTAATTTAAATCAAAAACTTCACTTCAATTTCTTGACCCTCTTTAGAAGTTAAATCTTAATTCAATCAAGAAGTATctctatttattaaatattttggaatCTTAGGATGAAGAGA comes from the Budorcas taxicolor isolate Tak-1 chromosome 10, Takin1.1, whole genome shotgun sequence genome and includes:
- the TMCO5A gene encoding transmembrane and coiled-coil domain-containing protein 5A; translated protein: MEEQKEDQLDYESEKVEILRLAQSKKNINSLNMDLERDMQRIDEANQDLLVKIHKKEDEIQRLENEITQTRDLAEDEEWEKENSTTMERERALQEVEEETARLERKNETLVHSIAELERKLTRKSQKATKCEQDNLKGTPEESKVKLQQLEASCADQEKELAKVIEDYAFVAQLCEDQALCIKKYQETLKKIEEELETRFLEREVSKVMCMNSTSKEYNSQNNKDNSLQKKKAGFCKRIFQYSFFTTLFFIRLLGYLLFHLSFINPDLFVNILPKILSRNVLWKLRCFLFPCLTLETEDVLPH